The following nucleotide sequence is from Tribolium castaneum strain GA2 chromosome 5, icTriCast1.1, whole genome shotgun sequence.
ttttattGTGACCTCTAGAAGTGCAGAAAACGTGCTTTATTtcgattattaattaattattaatatttcgttttaattacgtgcaatatttttttaatttaaattttagactCCATGTCACGCCTGatctaaaattgataaaaccGTCTCACGAGCAGACTTTAACTGGTTGTGTTATCGGCTTGGGTTGTCTGGAATCTTCCTTCTTCCATCAAACTGTTGACAGTATTTCTTCGTACGAAGACCCGGACTTGCCTGCTTTGATGCTCTACTTACAGTATTTGATACAAGCCGAGGTGatacttttattttgtgtattttttgcaaagtgTGTCCTAGGGCCCAATGTGGAGGCAAATAAGGGGCAAAGGGTACGCCTATGGCTACACTATGATGGTTAAGCCCCACGAGGGCCTCCTTTATTTGGTGTTTTCGCGCGCCACCAACGTAGTCGGTGCTTATATGGAAGCTaaggaaataattttaaatcagaTAAATAACCAAGAGTGGGATACTAATTTGATCGACTCTGCGAGGAGTTCTCTCATTTTCGAACTGATCGAAAAAGAGAAGACTATAGGGAGTGTGATTGGATTATCGGTCATTTCCTATTTCCAGCAAGTTGATTTTACGTATAATAGGTCAGCTGGGTGTacttgtttgaatttttcgttcAACTGCTTGCTTTAGAACTCTGCTCAATCTGATCCACAACGTAACGGTGGAGGAATTGAATAATGtgggtaaaaaatatttgttagcATTGTTTGACTCTAAAAGAACTAAGACTGCGATTGTTTCGGTTCCTGCAAAAGCTGAGCAGATTAAGGAGGCCTTTAGAAGGTAGGTTTCTAGCAAAtgggaaattattttgacgcTTTCTTGCTTCAGTGTAAATATTGATTTAACCGTGTATCCATCTTTGGAGGAGAGTTTCTTGAAATAATTATACAACGATGTGGATAACACTTAAATTATGAATGTCCATACTCACCTTTGgatgtgtttatttattaaatacatttatcgtaaaacaattttgtttgatttttcctaccccaaaaacTAGTTTCAGGTAAAAAGGCAGAAAGTTGTCGCGACTTTTTTTAGACAGCTATTTGTGAAGTGAAGTGTTCACCTTGAAGTCGGTCTGCAGATGGGGTTCATGCACCTGAGGATTTTGCAACAAAGGACAAATTACGAGTAAGTCtaccgatttttttcaactcttGTTATGGCAGTTACTAAAATAAGGTACCGAGTATTTATTATGCAAACATATGacttatttcaaatttaaaccaAAGGTCATTTCCGGCgaacaaatcaaataaatggATGACAAAGCAtctttgtaaaattaatagcAGTTATTAGTGGATcacatattttaattatttttttttgttggtatttttaactttttaattttatacatgCGTTTTACTCgagtaaagattttttttattttaataactcaaaaatttgacCGATGCTTAAAAATTACAGTACCAAATAACTAAAACAAAGCACACTTTATAGTCGTCTCTCGGTTTTGTatcatacaaaaaaaaactcactttaGTTGTCAGTGagttaaaaacattttgattTCTTAATTAGTCATTATATTATTTGAATAATATTGATAAAGCCTAAATGTCATATTAGCATATTACAATCCGTAATGGAGAAACAAAATAAGGAAACCATCATCAAAAAAGCGGCCCCTTTTTACATATTCTAAAACTAGTTGAGATTATCCTAATTTAGCTAGTTGACGAAAACTGTTTACTTAGAAAATTATTCCATTGTATTAGAATTGCCGAGCTATTGTTACCGAATCGGTCAGCGTCTGATGGTGAATGTTCAGGTAATCTGGTTCAAAATTCTATAATTACGAGTCCACATTGACGTCTTTAAAAATTCCTGTCTCGTAACCATCTGGCGGCCttggtatttttttccaaaaacaaacCCTGTTTCCCAGACACTGTACTGAttttgaaatcaaaatttttgatttttactaCAATTGGTAGGCCTAAAggttaacaatattttatgcTAATCAGTTCATACTAATCCAGttctttttctaatttctccaaaactaTTATGTAAATGAATTAGTTTCTACTACGTCAgcgcaaaaattatttaattggaACCTCTTAACAGTTAATTAATGGCAGcgttaaaagttttaattaactcACTTTGTGCAACATGCCAGGTACCACATTTTCCTGGTATCTTATTTCGAATTGAAaataagaaacatttttttgtctcAGAAGGCCCGATTCAAGGATTACAActatacaaattaattttaatttttgtcgaaaaaatGGTACATGTAActcaaaacgaaaataaagttttatgaTCACATAATTAACCcctatatatttattttctgaaggaaaattgtttaaacaaaaacgcttCGTTCTATAATTTTATTCGCCCTGTTGTTGTTATCCCACATATCTAGCTGTAAAAACATTATGGTGACAAAGGTCGTATCGAATTATAACAGTCGCATTGATCTTGAACTTGGAAACGAATAAGACTGAAAAATAATCAAGGTTTATACAACAAAATCAGAACCTGTTTAAATGTCGAAGTATTGAATattcaaaatatatttttttgaatttagttgGTAATTCTTGCgtggattttaattttttatcagcaACAATCTTTGGTATTTATTtactataaataatttattctgATTGATTGGCTTTACTTCCGTAAGTTTTAATCTTTGTCGAATAAATATTATGATTTGTGGTATTTGTATAAGTTCCAAAAGTAGGCTTTTGatcatttttgtaataattggaccatgaaatacaatttacagcaattaattttattttagtgaaTTTCGTTTTAGAAATTAATGTGCATACCTACTTATCTAATAACTGAAACCTAACACATGAAAATGATTTATGGTAATTATTGAAGATGTattactgattttttatttaaattagtaaTGTGGGGATTACCTAATACCTGTTTCGTatcttattaaaaaccaatttatttatcacaaaTGCGTATTACAATAGACGTCATTCATAATTATTACACCTGCGGGTAATATTCCTAAAATTGAATTTGGTTGTTTCTGACTAATTCGTTCTTCAACGAGCGAtagcaataattattaatctATCAGACGAGTAAATAAAGCTATCATACATATGTAACCACGTGTCAAACTTGACGcctttttttgcaaacaataTTCAGtgctaattattatttaatgagCGGTTTTGCTCAACTCTAGACTAGGTCACGCTGCAACAACCGGAAAACTAACAGAAAATTTTCGTACGTTTAACTCGACATGGTTCAATCCAGGTCGCATTATTGTACAaacttttaattgattttctaGCACACAATGATTGTCCCAACTTTCAAGATTTAgcgtgtaattttttatgttctacTTCTTCCcgtattttaagttttatattTCTTCAAGCAGAACAACAATGAGGAAtacaaataaaagaattagGTGTCATTAGCACCGCATAAGTGGGTGTACTATAAACATTGCCATATTGTGTGCTTAGGTATTTCAGATTATTATTCAAGAACGTGCACACTTTTTCAAAGTGGTTGATTTTCGTAGAAGCGGCTTTTTCTCtaattgatttttaagacCATTCAATTACTGGTAATTCACTTTAATAACCCGAAATAATTCTTCTGGATTAGTGTTACGTAAGAGAGTTTCTCTACgtgattattttattcatcTGCTTGTTCGGAGgtgattttttgcaaatgttgTAGAAAGTGGAAGAGTGAAATTGTACTCATATAATATTACATTACCTACTTAGTAGATTTAGAAAGCATAAATTATACTTAATGTCACAAAAGACCGAAtggacaaaaatcaaaaatcaaaaaactggcccagtttgttaattatttagaTGCCGCATTTCTCGTTCTAATAAAAGTCTGTTTTGTTATATAACATGCAGGACTTTTTATCGGTGATGAAGGAGGTGAAATGAAATCGAAGAGGGGTACCTGCAGGCTGAAACCTCCTGAGAGTCCATTCAAAGACCTGTCGTAAAGAATAGCGGACGTTTATATGTAATAGTTCTCGAACAACCGTTACTTGTGAAAGCTTTGTTTTTCgtgtcaataaaaataatggttTATTACAGTGGGTGCTAACTTTGTGCATGAGACCAGTTTCATTTTCATTatggataaaaaaatcaacggCAACGCAAaagtatgttttttatttttgaattagatTAGACCTCGCAATGCTAATTGTGTTAATTGTGGTTTCATTTCAAGCTGCATTCTTTTCTATTTTACGATAAATTATTACTAACCTTCAACTGTATGTTTATGGATGCAAATGACACTTCATGTGttcctttttcaaataacacaatttcaaaaatacttgtttattattattgggatgcaggaaaaatgtttttctcaTAATCAAACTAgaagaaattaattactctCGAAGCGactaacaataattaattatagcTAATGTAGTGACAACAACTTTTATGTGCAACCTTCGTCTTCCATAGATTGAATTTTCCTATAATATATTAATGTAATGAGTAATGTAATGACACATTATTTACTTCaaccattaaaaaatgaatttttgcaacaccgcTACTAGCTAATAGCACAACCTCTCGTTTGGAAAGTCTAAACTTTTATATAACATACGAATTAGTACTTAGTGCAGtcgcaattaaatgaaataattgcgAATATTGAAGCAATAGTTGAAAATGCGTTAAAATTACACGTTTgcgtaaaagaaaatttatataattttttctaacattaaaaattttctaggTTTAAACGTGTGTAAGGTAGTGGTTGTGAAATTTGGGAAAACCCTTCGTATATTATTTGTAAAtgatttctgaaaaaatggaaaaaaagaaagaatttGCTTTAGAATACTAGAATCGAATAATCAGATAAAAAGCTTTATGCACGTCAATAAGTAGGTACATGAACATAATTCCTACATTTGAAACACTTATCTCAAGAACACAAGAGTCTAATTGACAAATAATGTATTAacgtctttttaaaaattcattaatagTAGacttattcttttatttttcgtcattGCCGGGTTTACTAATCTTTGTATGTAATTTACTCGTACATattatagaaataataaaaaataaaaaataatggtacaaataataaatttacagAACATTTCCTGTATTTATCTATGGTTATACGTCTTCAGccttgtattaaaaaaatcatttttgtcAATTAAGTATAGGGATTTCCACTGTTATATAAGTGTTAATAAATATACCACAAAATTTATCcaattaacagtttttataaaCTCAATGGTACTACCAACCTATACTTAAGTACCGAAATAAGTAAATGAAATtactagttaaaaaaaatacgttacAAAGATGACCAAAGGCCAGAGTGGTTTCTGTGAAGTGGTTACCATTTATCAGAAATTCTaataattacaacaatttttttaatggtcaTAAACATACAATGCTTAGGTTTCAAGTGTATgagctaatttaattgtttccgtgatttattattattaggtaaaaaactactataaaaaaaaacttcctcaTCAGTTGGGGATTATTCCATTTGTTGtctacaattttttccttACGTGCATAATACCAccaattacagaaaataataCTCCCGACGAAGCAATTTTATCACGAGGATAATTACTGATATTTTCGAGCGTTAGTTAAGCATTCAATTTTCAAGTTCAGTATAACTTTAcgtatgttaaaaaaatgaatgtaGAAAGAGAGGTACGTAAGAAATGTATTTACGTTTCGCGTAGTGTTCAAGCAAATGTGTGTTAGTAGGCAACAGAAATTCTATTCTTTCACCATTTATTTccgtttgtaatttttagccaaaacaataaaattacttCCAGCGATTATATTTATTCAGTAATCTCTGTAGTTTCAGTAAAACAAAGAGTGCAtttcaaattattgtttttaaagatGGGTatcattacataaaaaaaagaGATTAATTTTTAGTGTATCGACATATaattttgcacttttcttTGACCTTGCATCGGTCAAATGTTAATGAACTTctgttttaaaaacaacttatAGATGTCTGATGAATATTACAATAGTTTTAGATACTTTTGGATTTTAAATTGGAAGCACGGGGTATTTTAagaataaataacattttttatggtTTGCATTAGTTCtacaatataaaattaaacaaattatctgcaaaaccaaaaattagattttttagtAAAGCCATTTTGGtcgttcaaataaaataaaattattaataattaataattacaaattttttttttggcgccaaaaaaatacaaaaatcggtttttagcGACATCTGTAAATTCCTTCTTACCTTAGGCAACACAACAAGCAGATAATGTGGTCGTGGTTTTTTCGAATATTGCTGGTtgtctacataaaaaatagtttcgagctatttttatttcccgtcaatttttttatactaaatatttaaacattattattttccaaaagTGTAGATAAATCTCTGCGGATTgctattaaattacaaaaaatttctgcAACCCCTTTGACATTTGAAAATGTCAATAACAACTTAACCTCGAAAAGTGAAAGAAACTTTTTGTTGATGGTAGATTTGCGAAAATCGCCAGTCGGAGGATTTGGAGAGCGGGAAAGCAGCGGTCGGCGAGGAGTCAAGTAGAGAAAGCGCCACGCGACACAAAAGCCTGAAGACAAGACCAGTTCGTGTCCTAATACGGCGGATACTGGTCATGACAGCGATAGTTGCAGTTTTGGTGGCTCTTAGTGCCGTTGTGTGTTTCTTCCTAGGCTGGAAATGTCTGgtacaattaattttagttgCTATCGTTGCGTACCTTGCCGCTGGAAAGTGGAGATGGTTCTACGTGGCCCTTATGACTGCCCCCAGGGACATCAAGTAAGGCTTTCTTTCATCACTACGACAAAAATTAACTTCGAATgcattatttatgttatttgaAGCAcgtgttttattcaaatttatcaCACTGATAAGATAATCATCTGGGAGGGAAGGATAAAGTTCATTTTTTGATTACGGTTTGCGTTATACTTTTCCATTACATTCTTTCAACGCAACTTTATTAAGGTGAACTAgggttaaataaattactgaGCTGTCGCAAATGCAGTTATAATTAAATTGACTAGTTTTATTATTCGCAAATTCGATTTAAAATAGTATTCAATTATGTTAATTCAAAAGTTACATTGATTTGTTCATAATTAGGAACAATTTAACAATCAGCAGAAATTGTTTTATGGCTCAAAtgatgtaatatttttaaaacccaATACAAAACGTACTAATCAACaaactattaaattttgatacggaaaatttttatgtaggtACTTACAGTATTTATGCTTTACGCCAATAATTAATGGAATGCTTGCAAATTTTGTTCCATATTAATGACTTATAGAATAAAACTGTGccatattgaaatttttgtaaatacaatTCATTGATCTggcagtttttttcaaaatttacaatttaccaAACTTGCCTTTTTGAAGCGCCCGGGGAATAtcattctaaaatttttattttactgaaatttCATGGAAATGTTGGATAACATAATTAGGAGAACTTTAATACGTCAACGAAAATTTACCATGATTTCCCAAGGACGTGGGTCTGTAGTCCTTTTTTTACTTCTCTGTTTATAATTAGATTATAATTTGGTGTTTTAAATGCAAATCCGTGAGAGTTTTTCACTCAActattgaattatttattttgttactgAGATAAATTAAAGATATTGGCACCTTTAGTACACTACAAATAAGGGCAAATAATTCGTCGATGAAATGGAAATACTATGAAGTCACCTATATTGCGTAAGgacatttattaaaacaatgaaTTAAACAACTCCACTActtaaaaatgttgtttatattaaatttaaattaacagaaaaaaacaaagtttgttattataattaattaattggggaaaatttgcattaaattgcTTGCATGTATCGCTTactttgattaaattttgcttgtaattattgcaaattagtttaataaatttaattagacCAAACATCTGAAAAATACTCAAATATTTTCTCGTGTATGTAGGTTTTCTTCTTTGTGTTTTGGTTGGTGAAATCGCCACTACATTCCTTTCATCATTTGTactaattgcaatttttaattactagaACACTGTACCTTTTGCGACATCACAACGAAATTAGAAAATTCATTCTGTTTTGCTACGTGTTATATACGTTAGTTTTCACAAACACATTATAATTTGCGGTGGTCAAGGACTTTATACCTGTGTTGAGCGTATTCTAATGGAATTTCCAATAgacataattaaattacgaATATATTTAGAAAAACTTTTCTTTTGCTGattagttatttaaatttacccTCTTAATAAATTCTAAATGAATCGTTAAGAATTCAGTTTTAGCATGAATATTTTGACAAGTCATGCCCTATTACCTataatagtattgtttttgtaTGCTGTTCGTATAACTCGAATGTATTATGCATATTTATTCCCGAACGCCACAAAAAGTTCAAATAGCAGAAACAAACCGAACAATGTTGATTTTGTCCTTACATTGTAATGCAATTATTGCAGAGCTCTCTACAAATATCTAAGACTCCTAATCCAAATAAAATCATGGCAAAGAGAGGACGTAACCCTGGCGGATATATTCCGCCGAAACGTAAAAAGACACCCTAACAAAGCCTGCATTCTTTTCGAAGACCAAGAATGGTCGTTTGCTCAACTCGAAGAGTATAGTAATAAGGTAGCCAACGTATTCAAAAGCCACGGCTACAAAAAAGGCGACGTTGTcgctttatttttggaaaatcggCCCGAGTTTATTGCTCTATGGCTCGGTTTATCGAAACTAGGTGTTATAACACCACTAATAAACACCAACCAAAGACTGGATTCACTCGTACATTCCATCACAATTGCTGGAAGCCAAGCCGTCATTTTCGGGAGTGATTTATCAGATGGTAAGAAACCAATTTTATGATTCGTTAATTAAAGCCGAATTTTAGCAATAATcgatgttttcgaaaaaatcgaaGCCAAAGTCACCTTTTACCAGTTGTGTATCACCGACAAATCGAACGTCGATCAACGATTCCGCGACTTGAGACAACTGATCAACGATGCGCCCCCGACGCCCCCCAGCATATCGGAGAAACTCCACCATCATGACAGATTGGTGTACATTTACACTTCGGGCACCACCGGATTGCCCAAAGCTGCAGTCATCAGCAGTTCACGGTAAATACCGTCAGCGAATAATTTTAGTTACGAAATAATCTATTTTAtgttatacttttttttattgacaacTGTAATTTGTATTGTACTATTGTAGTTACATTTTTATCGCTGCTGCAATTCATTGGCTGTCGGGGTTCAAAAGCTCGGACTGCTTTTATACGCCGTTGCCGTTGTATCACACTGCCGGAGGATGCATGTCAGTTGGACAAATGCTGATTTATGGTGCTACTTTAGTCATTAGGAAGAAATTTTCAGCGTCAGCTTATTTCCCCGACtgcgaaaaatacaaatgcaCGGTGAGTTTTATTTCACGTTGAGCGAGTCAAGGTTTGATTGACAAAAAGTCGAATACACGTATGTAACACACACCTTGGAAAATTAAGAGTTGATCAAGGTCAGCAAGCGGTCGCCGATTCacgataaatacaaaaaatgctGAAGGTTTTCGAGATGTGGaagcattttaaaacttgCTTTACAGAAAAACCGTTTTCACTTATTAGCTAAGAATAAAATacctctttttttaattatttttgtctccagattatttttcagaatatgtaattaattatttttttaagaaatgagTATGTTAGAAATTTGAGGcgttggaataaaaaaatagctgTATTTAAAACCGTGCgcgcaaaataaataaaattacaggCAAATACGGCGGAGATAAGgtcaatgtaaaaaataaaaaaaataaatacagaaaaatattatttgacGCACTAccccatattttttaaaacgttagGAATCCAGGTTAGGATACAagaaagtgtaaggaacaaagttgtaataaagaataaaacaatCCTCAAGAAATTCGGATAGATCTAATATCtgtcttcaaccatttagatttcaattttatctttatccgtattcgcagcatttgaaataatatggaaaaaatttttgtcttttgtttGTCATGGAAAATTTTGTCGACAGTTTTTAGTgtaaattgatttaattaatttaaaaacaatttcgaGCCGAGACAACCTAATGTCTAACCCTTGAAGTGTCCACATTTTACTCTACacagtaaatttttggttagaGAATATCGAGTtaggtatttattttgtatgttATTGTTTTGCCGAATATGATATGATTTTTTCTCTATGAATTATCTTCAAAACTCGCTAATATCCCtaagttttttcaataatcagtttattttaataaaatagggAACTTAGTTCTAGCACATGAAAGTTCTCTGAAAAGttctctcaatttgtgctttattttcaCTCCAAAAAGTTCAAATGCTCTGAtgcaattctactatgaactgaaatggtatatagttctgaaaattaaattaaaaacctgaaaaagtTAAGTTACCTACATGCACtagatttttcaaatgtttccTTCGTTTGCTAAgatatacataaaaaattaccctgtatgtatttaaaaagtttttgttttaaaaaaaacgtagcCGTTGCatatttttctacaaattatgttgtcgtattttataaatttccaaCACTTACCTCCTTTGTAATACAAAgcttgttcaaaaattttttttgtatcactGATGTGCATCACTGGTTTTTTCTACCGTTACTGTTTTAACTTATTACTTAAGAAGGGAAAAGATACGTTGAAAACTCAAATCtgataaattcattgaaaaatA
It contains:
- the Fatp1 gene encoding long-chain fatty acid transport protein 4 isoform X3, whose protein sequence is MDKKINGNAKICENRQSEDLESGKAAVGEESSRESATRHKSLKTRPVRVLIRRILVMTAIVAVLVALSAVVCFFLGWKCLVQLILVAIVAYLAAGKWRWFYVALMTAPRDIKALYKYLRLLIQIKSWQREDVTLADIFRRNVKRHPNKACILFEDQEWSFAQLEEYSNKVANVFKSHGYKKGDVVALFLENRPEFIALWLGLSKLGVITPLINTNQRLDSLVHSITIAGSQAVIFGSDLSDAIIDVFEKIEAKVTFYQLCITDKSNVDQRFRDLRQLINDAPPTPPSISEKLHHHDRLVYIYTSGTTGLPKAAVISSSRYIFIAAAIHWLSGFKSSDCFYTPLPLYHTAGGCMSVGQMLIYGATLVIRKKFSASAYFPDCEKYKCTIAQYIGEMCRYILAVPPKPSDTQHHLRMIYGNGLRPQIWCEFVERFKIPKVAEFYGATEGNANIVNVDNTVGAIGFVSRIIPSVYPISIIKVDPQTGEPIRNAHGLCVPCKPNEPGVFIGKIIPNNPSRAFLGYVDEEASKKKVVTDVFHRGDKAFLSGDILVADEFGYLFFKDRTGDTFRWKGENVSTSEVEAVLSNVISYKDVVVYGVEIRGVEGRAGMAAIFDPEGTVDLAQLAEGTKKALPFYARPIFIRILKKLDMTGTYKLKKNDLQKEGFDSRQKCTNKSMTE
- the Fatp1 gene encoding long-chain fatty acid transport protein 4 isoform X2 — protein: MNVEREICENRQSEDLESGKAAVGEESSRESATRHKSLKTRPVRVLIRRILVMTAIVAVLVALSAVVCFFLGWKCLVQLILVAIVAYLAAGKWRWFYVALMTAPRDIKALYKYLRLLIQIKSWQREDVTLADIFRRNVKRHPNKACILFEDQEWSFAQLEEYSNKVANVFKSHGYKKGDVVALFLENRPEFIALWLGLSKLGVITPLINTNQRLDSLVHSITIAGSQAVIFGSDLSDAIIDVFEKIEAKVTFYQLCITDKSNVDQRFRDLRQLINDAPPTPPSISEKLHHHDRLVYIYTSGTTGLPKAAVISSSRYIFIAAAIHWLSGFKSSDCFYTPLPLYHTAGGCMSVGQMLIYGATLVIRKKFSASAYFPDCEKYKCTIAQYIGEMCRYILAVPPKPSDTQHHLRMIYGNGLRPQIWCEFVERFKIPKVAEFYGATEGNANIVNVDNTVGAIGFVSRIIPSVYPISIIKVDPQTGEPIRNAHGLCVPCKPNEPGVFIGKIIPNNPSRAFLGYVDEEASKKKVVTDVFHRGDKAFLSGDILVADEFGYLFFKDRTGDTFRWKGENVSTSEVEAVLSNVISYKDVVVYGVEIRGVEGRAGMAAIFDPEGTVDLAQLAEGTKKALPFYARPIFIRILKKLDMTGTYKLKKNDLQKEGFDVSKISDDIYYLDSKGTYSLVTPEVYQQINDGIIRV
- the Fatp1 gene encoding long-chain fatty acid transport protein 4 isoform X1; this encodes MDKKINGNAKICENRQSEDLESGKAAVGEESSRESATRHKSLKTRPVRVLIRRILVMTAIVAVLVALSAVVCFFLGWKCLVQLILVAIVAYLAAGKWRWFYVALMTAPRDIKALYKYLRLLIQIKSWQREDVTLADIFRRNVKRHPNKACILFEDQEWSFAQLEEYSNKVANVFKSHGYKKGDVVALFLENRPEFIALWLGLSKLGVITPLINTNQRLDSLVHSITIAGSQAVIFGSDLSDAIIDVFEKIEAKVTFYQLCITDKSNVDQRFRDLRQLINDAPPTPPSISEKLHHHDRLVYIYTSGTTGLPKAAVISSSRYIFIAAAIHWLSGFKSSDCFYTPLPLYHTAGGCMSVGQMLIYGATLVIRKKFSASAYFPDCEKYKCTIAQYIGEMCRYILAVPPKPSDTQHHLRMIYGNGLRPQIWCEFVERFKIPKVAEFYGATEGNANIVNVDNTVGAIGFVSRIIPSVYPISIIKVDPQTGEPIRNAHGLCVPCKPNEPGVFIGKIIPNNPSRAFLGYVDEEASKKKVVTDVFHRGDKAFLSGDILVADEFGYLFFKDRTGDTFRWKGENVSTSEVEAVLSNVISYKDVVVYGVEIRGVEGRAGMAAIFDPEGTVDLAQLAEGTKKALPFYARPIFIRILKKLDMTGTYKLKKNDLQKEGFDVSKISDDIYYLDSKGTYSLVTPEVYQQINDGIIRV